Sequence from the Desulfovibrio sp. X2 genome:
AGTTCGATCAGGTTTTCGGACGCCCAGTTCTCCAATGAACCACAACAACACCTTCCCCCTTTGAAAAACGCCCTACGCACCCATCTCGAACAGGCTTTCTCCGACATGGAGCTCAGGCGCTGGTTCGACCCGCTGAGCCTGGAAGTCCAGGAACGGGAAAAACGCCTGCAGGTCACCTTCCCCCATTCCTTCTTCTCCACCTGGTTCGCCCAGAACGTGCAGGGCCGTTTCGAGGAGCAGCTCTCCTCCTTCCTCGGCCCCGGCTTCGTCATCGCCTACTCCACGGGCCGCGGCGCCACCGCCCCCAAGGAGAGCCTGCCCGCGCAAAGCGGCGGAACCAAGTCCATCGACTTCCCCTTCGGCGGCCAGTTCAGCTTCGAATCCTTCCTGGTCAACCAGAAGAACTATTTCCCCCTGGCCTCGGCGCGCGAGGTGGCCAAGCAGCAGTCGATCATCTTCAACCCCTTCATCGTCTGCGGCGAGAACGGCTCGGGCAAGACGCACCTCATCCGCGCCATCGCCAACGAGGTCAGCAAGAAGCCCGAGAGCACCAGCATCTTCCTGGGCACGGTCGAGGACATCGGCAACATCTACGCCACCCGCTTCGGCGGCGACGTGTTCAAGGCGCGCGAGCACTTCACGAGCTACGACGTCCTGTGCATCGACGACTTCCAGCTCATCCAGAAGAACCTGGCCCTGCAGCAGGAGCTGGTCGTCCTCTTCAACGCCTTCTACGACAACCGCAAGCAGATGGTCTTCGCCTGCTCGGACAAGCTGACCTCCTACGACTTCCTGCACCCCACGCTCAAGTCCCGCCTGGAATGGGGGCTCATCGTCAACCTGAAGGCCCCGGACCTCGAGATCCGCGTGCAGTACATCCGCCAGCAGTGCCGCCAGAAGAAGATCAGCCTGGACAAGGAACAGATCCTCATGCTCGGCCAGCGCTTCCAGGACTTCAGGTTCCTGCAGGGCATCCTCCTGAAGATCTTCGCCTACAAGGAGCTGGTCAACAAGGATATCGGGCCCAAGGACTTCGACCTCATCCTCGCGCACACCGAGGACGCGCCCAAGCCCGCCCTGAC
This genomic interval carries:
- a CDS encoding DnaA/Hda family protein yields the protein MELRRWFDPLSLEVQEREKRLQVTFPHSFFSTWFAQNVQGRFEEQLSSFLGPGFVIAYSTGRGATAPKESLPAQSGGTKSIDFPFGGQFSFESFLVNQKNYFPLASAREVAKQQSIIFNPFIVCGENGSGKTHLIRAIANEVSKKPESTSIFLGTVEDIGNIYATRFGGDVFKAREHFTSYDVLCIDDFQLIQKNLALQQELVVLFNAFYDNRKQMVFACSDKLTSYDFLHPTLKSRLEWGLIVNLKAPDLEIRVQYIRQQCRQKKISLDKEQILMLGQRFQDFRFLQGILLKIFAYKELVNKDIGPKDFDLILAHTEDAPKPALTSDMIIETVGEHFSISPKEIKGAKRHHEIVKARQMAMFLCRELLGSSFPALGRIFGGKDHSTALYAVNKVKKMQKVNKDTKQLLITLKQKCVTRDRT